The following are from one region of the Sorghum bicolor cultivar BTx623 chromosome 2, Sorghum_bicolor_NCBIv3, whole genome shotgun sequence genome:
- the LOC110432840 gene encoding 2-hydroxyisoflavanone dehydratase-like — MDSSSSSSSRVVAFDCSSFRLYMDGHVERAANRMETVSAGFDADTGVVSKEVVIDAATGATVRLYLPPAVQGGATTTKLPIVVFFHGGYFIVGSTSEPMYHRYVNSLVARARVVAVSVDYRLAPEHPLPAAYDDSWAALRWSVSAGADPWLSDHGDLGRVFLVGVSAGGNIVHNMAVSVGVNGLLPAAEPPRIEGVILLHPSFSSEHKMEAEEGGFWRANNNRWAVIFPGAIGGADDPRINPMAAGAPSLAKLVGERLLVCTASLDPRAPRGPAYCQAVRASGWRGKVEWFETEGEDHGFFVHNPGNHKAVEVMDRVVAFLEDQ; from the coding sequence ATGGATTCCAGTTCCAGCTCCAGCAGCAGAGTGGTCGCCTTCGATTGCAGCTCCTTCCGACTATACATGGACGGCCACGTCGAGCGCGCTGCCAATCGCATGGAAACCGTGTCCGCCGGCTTCGACGCGGACACGGGCGTGGTCTCCAAAGAGGTCGTCATCGACGCCGCCACCGGCGCCACCGTGCGGCTCTACCTACCGCCTGCTGTCCAGGGAGGAGCCACCACGACGAAGCTCCCGATCGTCGTCTTCTTCCACGGCGGCTACTTCATCGTCGGCTCAACTAGCGAACCGATGTACCATCGCTACGTCAACTCGCTGGTCGCCAGAGCACGCGTCGTCGCTGTCTCCGTCGACTACCGCCTCGCGCCGGAGCACCCGCTCCCGGCAGCCTACGACGACTCCTGGGCCGCGCTCAGGTGGTCGGTCTCCGCCGGCGCGGACCCGTGGCTGTCCGACCACGGCGACCTCGGCCGTGTCTTCCTGGTCGGAGTCAGCGCCGGCGGTAACATCGTCCACAACATGGCCGTCTCCGTGGGCGTGAACGGCTTGTTGCCAGCCGCCGAACCGCCGCGCATAGAAGGCGTGATCCTACTCCACCCTTCCTTTTCCAGCGAGCACAAGATGGAGGCAGAAGAAGGGGGGTTCTGGCGAGCTAACAATAACAGGTGGGCGGTCATCTTCCCCGGCGCGATCGGCGGCGCGGACGATCCGAGGATTAACCCGATGGCGGCCGGCGCGCCGAGCCTAGCGAAGCTGGTGGGTGAGAGGCTGCTCGTCTGCACGGCGTCTTTGGACCCGAGGGCGCCGAGGGGGCCGGCATACTGCCAGGCCGTGCGGGCCAGCGGGTGGCGCGGGAAGGTGGAGTGGTTCGAGACAGAAGGTGAGGACCATGGTTTCTTCGTCCACAACCCCGGCAACCACAAGGCGGTTGAGGTTATGGATCGAGTGGTTGCTTTCCTCGAGGACCAGTGA